In one window of Mobiluncus massiliensis DNA:
- a CDS encoding TetR/AcrR family transcriptional regulator — translation MSNLSIASDSKQPDTRTRILTAASQMLRRSSPSTLTYRALGKKAGLPHSTIEYHFPTREDLLMEAASLNVEVWVDRARKIRDEALQLSPQELRDKLPEVLVAAVLPQTTDIQYIRTYLLHGLVLAEHQVIVEKTREGRARFDEYVADILQSAECSCLPDVIISIIDGLAYEAVSEGGEFPQDVVEKLRSFLLSCPTMAAAAQTSASPQA, via the coding sequence TTGAGTAATTTGAGCATTGCCAGTGATTCTAAACAACCGGATACCAGGACCAGGATATTGACCGCGGCGTCTCAGATGTTGCGCCGCTCCTCGCCCAGCACCCTGACCTATCGCGCTCTGGGGAAAAAAGCCGGCTTGCCTCATTCCACGATTGAATACCATTTCCCCACTCGTGAAGATTTGCTGATGGAGGCGGCGAGCCTGAACGTCGAGGTTTGGGTGGACCGGGCTCGGAAAATCCGCGATGAAGCGCTGCAACTTTCCCCCCAGGAACTGCGCGACAAGCTGCCCGAGGTTTTGGTCGCCGCGGTGCTTCCGCAAACCACGGACATTCAGTACATACGTACCTACCTGTTGCACGGACTGGTCCTGGCTGAACACCAGGTTATTGTGGAAAAGACTCGTGAGGGACGCGCCCGCTTTGACGAATATGTCGCGGATATTCTGCAATCCGCCGAATGTTCATGTTTGCCCGACGTCATAATTTCCATCATTGACGGTTTGGCTTATGAAGCAGTCTCAGAGGGCGGCGAATTTCCCCAAGATGTCGTGGAAAAGCTGCGTAGTTTCTTGCTTTCCTGCCCGACTATGGCCGCGGCCGCTCAGACTTCGGCCTCGCCCCAGGCTTGA
- a CDS encoding proteasome accessory factor PafA2 family protein, translated as MTRLGRVCGLETEYGVTSVYVYDNSGSEEPPLDVEAAVKEIFASTERAVRVPHGFLSNGARLYVDIGEHPEYAGPECLDLADVVAQDLAGDAIIQDLVDIANNNLVNRGIRIHVLKTNADSWGNSFGCHENYQYGANTPISMPAFVSFLAARQILCGSGCIDEEGKYCFSARAHYITEAASADPTHHKAFINTKEEPHADASRWRRLHVTCVDSAMLPVTVALRTFLADRFLRLMEEGTGEEDLFVLDDPVAAMKTWNYDPNARMSARRGDSAVEVSCPELLRESVNLFPEGDDEFGLRDVVARGLAALTEGDLTALSGELDWSLKYQLLSHVTAGEANFAGAKARRAELAFHDLSKQYGLRERLLQSGSVQMLVDEDCVARAKAIPPANTRALLRGKVVEACDLADRSASIGWSYVRLDDPPSPQIDLLNPLESESAEISQLLAKIENLEQK; from the coding sequence ATGACACGTCTCGGAAGGGTCTGTGGCCTCGAAACCGAATATGGTGTGACCAGCGTCTACGTCTACGATAATTCCGGCTCAGAGGAACCACCGCTAGACGTAGAGGCGGCCGTGAAAGAGATCTTTGCCAGTACGGAGCGAGCCGTGCGGGTTCCTCACGGGTTTCTCTCCAACGGGGCGAGGCTCTATGTCGATATTGGAGAACACCCCGAATATGCCGGTCCCGAGTGCCTTGACCTCGCAGACGTTGTGGCCCAAGACCTAGCGGGGGACGCGATTATTCAAGATTTAGTTGATATTGCCAATAATAATTTGGTGAACCGCGGCATCCGGATTCACGTCTTGAAAACAAACGCTGACTCTTGGGGAAACAGTTTTGGCTGCCACGAAAACTATCAATACGGAGCGAACACCCCGATTTCGATGCCCGCTTTTGTGTCGTTCCTGGCGGCTCGCCAAATCCTGTGCGGAAGCGGCTGCATAGACGAAGAAGGTAAATATTGCTTTAGTGCGCGGGCTCACTATATTACCGAGGCGGCCTCTGCTGACCCCACGCACCACAAGGCTTTTATCAACACGAAAGAGGAACCTCACGCGGATGCCTCCCGCTGGCGTCGCTTGCATGTGACCTGCGTAGATTCAGCCATGTTGCCCGTAACAGTCGCTTTGCGAACTTTCCTGGCCGACCGATTTTTGCGTCTCATGGAGGAGGGCACGGGGGAAGAGGATCTTTTCGTCCTCGACGATCCGGTTGCGGCCATGAAAACCTGGAATTACGACCCGAATGCGCGGATGTCCGCACGGCGTGGGGACAGCGCGGTTGAGGTCAGTTGTCCGGAACTGTTGCGAGAAAGCGTGAATCTGTTTCCTGAGGGCGATGACGAATTCGGTTTGAGGGACGTGGTCGCTCGCGGCCTAGCAGCCCTGACCGAGGGGGATCTCACAGCCTTGAGTGGTGAACTCGACTGGTCGCTGAAATATCAGCTACTTTCCCATGTCACCGCTGGTGAGGCGAATTTTGCTGGGGCCAAAGCCCGGCGAGCAGAGTTAGCATTTCACGATTTATCAAAGCAATATGGGCTTCGTGAGAGACTTTTGCAATCGGGAAGTGTGCAGATGCTGGTCGATGAGGACTGCGTTGCTCGCGCTAAGGCGATTCCTCCTGCCAATACCAGAGCGTTATTACGTGGAAAAGTGGTGGAGGCGTGCGACCTTGCTGACCGGAGTGCCTCAATCGGATGGTCCTACGTGCGGTTAGACGACCCGCCGAGCCCCCAGATCGACTTGCTGAATCCTCTTGAGAGTGAATCCGCAGAGATTTCACAGCTACTTGCAAAAATTGAAAATTTGGAACAAAAATAG
- a CDS encoding ubiquitin-like protein Pup translates to MAKQIQESHSASENESVEEVELAPQNKISEDKLDALIEDIEDVLNVNALSFVQNFKQQGGQ, encoded by the coding sequence ATGGCGAAACAGATTCAAGAAAGCCACTCCGCCAGCGAGAACGAATCGGTTGAAGAGGTCGAACTTGCTCCGCAGAATAAAATCTCCGAAGACAAACTCGATGCGTTAATCGAAGACATCGAGGACGTCTTAAACGTAAACGCCTTGAGCTTTGTCCAGAACTTCAAACAGCAGGGCGGACAATGA
- a CDS encoding proteasome accessory factor PafA2 family protein: MLSVKRIMSIETEYALSDFPAGPSPEAGDSETQAAQQAEVLAQRLWRTWALEEAKTPGVPVTNHVPDPAGAAVSWRMLPGAGTRFDYSGEHPELDAEGKEHHDLPPEARTNEELGAVLTGVKTRWVTKVDAFGQHYYRGNSTIAPNGARLYVDHGHPEYSAPECLGPLQTALYDRAGDEIMTRAAQALRDSTSPDEAGAKALILKNNTDAHGSAWGAHENYLVERSVEWQLLVDLFIPYLVSRPIFCGTGRLGLGQNSETPGFQIFQRADFIETEVSLMTTRERPIVNTRDEPHATRRYRRFHVITADSSMFPYSTALRTGTAALLLSLAENLPERARELADRWALADSVAAIKAFSRDVTLQQACPLKAGGAATALEIQQGYLEFIREVGFEAGSGASQQADSETKWVIENWERVLSSLEAGWRESTALVEWCAKLALLDRKRDQLGCGWDDPRLALLDLRFSMVDEGLSLARALERGGFEPMFALEEIQQASREAPAETRAGGRAELLRRFPDRLWAASWMAILVDIGKPQLVRVQFPDPHHPTRQEVQKAVEICTAKLGSESEDQGKFVAEVLQALGVELPADLKYYSWDEGYYASESFKEQFEKGK; this comes from the coding sequence ATGCTGAGCGTGAAACGCATCATGTCGATAGAAACTGAATATGCCTTGAGCGATTTCCCCGCCGGCCCCTCTCCGGAGGCGGGGGATTCTGAAACTCAGGCCGCGCAACAGGCGGAAGTCTTGGCTCAACGCTTGTGGCGCACTTGGGCTCTGGAGGAAGCGAAAACACCGGGGGTGCCGGTGACGAACCACGTTCCCGATCCGGCAGGTGCCGCCGTCTCTTGGCGTATGCTCCCCGGAGCCGGCACTCGTTTCGACTATTCGGGAGAGCATCCGGAACTCGACGCCGAAGGTAAAGAACACCACGACTTGCCACCCGAGGCACGGACGAACGAGGAACTCGGCGCCGTCCTGACCGGCGTGAAAACTCGCTGGGTGACGAAAGTCGATGCGTTCGGTCAACACTACTACCGCGGCAACTCCACTATTGCCCCCAACGGAGCGAGGCTCTACGTCGACCACGGTCACCCCGAATACTCCGCGCCGGAATGTCTCGGGCCTCTCCAAACCGCGCTCTACGACCGTGCCGGAGATGAGATCATGACCCGCGCGGCCCAGGCTCTGCGTGACAGTACTTCCCCTGACGAGGCCGGAGCGAAAGCTCTAATCCTAAAGAACAACACCGATGCGCACGGTTCGGCTTGGGGCGCGCACGAAAACTATCTCGTAGAGCGCAGCGTGGAATGGCAGCTCTTGGTGGACCTCTTTATTCCGTACTTAGTGTCTCGCCCGATTTTTTGCGGCACGGGACGTCTCGGGCTGGGCCAAAACAGCGAAACCCCGGGTTTCCAGATTTTCCAACGCGCGGATTTCATCGAAACCGAAGTTTCCCTGATGACGACGCGGGAACGCCCCATCGTCAACACCCGCGACGAGCCCCACGCTACTCGCCGCTATCGACGGTTCCACGTCATCACCGCGGATTCTTCGATGTTCCCCTATTCCACCGCGTTACGCACCGGGACGGCCGCGCTGCTGTTGAGTCTGGCCGAGAACCTCCCCGAACGGGCTCGTGAACTCGCCGACAGGTGGGCGCTAGCGGATTCGGTAGCGGCAATCAAGGCCTTTTCCCGCGACGTCACATTGCAACAGGCCTGCCCCTTGAAGGCTGGGGGAGCAGCTACTGCGCTCGAGATTCAGCAGGGATATCTGGAGTTCATTCGTGAAGTTGGTTTTGAGGCTGGCTCTGGGGCATCTCAGCAGGCAGACAGTGAAACCAAGTGGGTTATCGAGAACTGGGAACGGGTCTTGAGCTCCCTCGAGGCAGGCTGGCGCGAATCCACTGCCCTCGTGGAGTGGTGTGCGAAACTCGCGCTCTTGGACCGTAAGCGGGACCAACTGGGCTGCGGTTGGGATGACCCCAGATTGGCCTTGTTAGATCTGAGATTTTCCATGGTTGATGAGGGCTTGTCTCTGGCTCGCGCGCTGGAGAGGGGTGGTTTCGAGCCGATGTTTGCTCTGGAGGAAATCCAACAGGCCTCTCGGGAAGCGCCGGCGGAAACCCGCGCCGGAGGACGCGCCGAGCTGCTGCGGCGTTTCCCCGACCGGCTCTGGGCGGCGTCTTGGATGGCGATTTTGGTTGACATCGGAAAGCCACAGTTGGTGCGGGTTCAGTTCCCCGACCCACACCACCCCACTCGCCAGGAAGTCCAGAAAGCCGTGGAGATTTGCACGGCCAAGCTCGGTTCCGAAAGCGAGGACCAGGGGAAATTCGTCGCGGAAGTCCTGCAAGCCCTGGGAGTAGAATTGCCTGCGGATTTGAAATATTACTCTTGGGACGAGGGATACTACGCCAGTGAGAGTTTTAAAGAGCAATTTGAGAAAGGGAAATGA
- the arc gene encoding proteasome ATPase, which yields MSDSHVSSNPSGQTSEPQRLENQNTLLSSALTQAQSELKNLRKEIQRLQEPPLTHGTVVKLVDSEQRLVDVSVMGRRFRVTIGDTIAWGRLQLGDTVLLNDKMVGIGKESAADTGVSAVVLEHVDTDRILVTVNNDSVRLLRLSDRLHGTRIRPGDTLLVDLHSGLAQEYLARPEIEGLELDDNPGVNWDQIGGLESVLTLIRETIELPMTHPELYESYQLRPPKGILLYGPPGVGKTMIAKAIATSLSEMLGKKAHFLNIKGPELLDKYVGETERRVRAVFSRAREKSANGVPVIVFFDEMEALFRTRGTGVSSDVETTVVPQLLAEIDGVEELRNVVIVGASNREDLIDPAIVRPGRLDMHIRIPRPNKAACTEILGKYLREDLPYAPGVNTAALRDEVIDKVFTRDAATAILRVTRKSGKEETWYLSDLVSGAMLASIVEKAKARAVQQALRGEPGIRLEHLLAAIRNETAAHQDLPGVSDPEEWARIVGRSKRLDPILDITPMQED from the coding sequence ATGTCGGATAGCCATGTTTCGAGTAATCCGAGCGGGCAGACCAGCGAGCCGCAGCGCTTGGAAAACCAGAACACGTTGCTGTCTTCTGCGCTGACACAGGCTCAAAGTGAGTTGAAGAATCTGCGCAAAGAGATTCAGCGGCTACAGGAGCCGCCCCTTACTCACGGGACTGTCGTGAAACTTGTCGATTCGGAACAACGTCTCGTGGATGTTTCCGTCATGGGACGTCGCTTTCGTGTCACTATCGGCGACACGATTGCGTGGGGGAGACTCCAACTTGGGGACACCGTGCTACTGAACGACAAAATGGTTGGCATCGGGAAGGAATCCGCCGCCGATACCGGCGTGAGCGCGGTCGTCTTGGAACACGTGGATACAGACCGCATCCTCGTCACGGTAAACAACGATAGCGTTCGTTTGCTGCGACTGAGTGACCGGCTCCACGGCACTCGGATACGCCCCGGCGACACGTTGCTGGTGGATTTGCACTCGGGGCTTGCTCAGGAATATCTGGCGCGACCTGAGATTGAGGGTCTGGAACTGGACGACAATCCGGGCGTGAACTGGGATCAGATTGGGGGACTCGAATCCGTCTTAACGCTGATTCGGGAAACCATAGAACTGCCAATGACCCACCCCGAGCTTTACGAAAGCTATCAGCTGCGGCCCCCCAAGGGCATTTTGCTCTACGGCCCGCCGGGCGTCGGTAAGACCATGATTGCCAAGGCAATCGCCACCTCGCTGAGCGAGATGCTCGGCAAGAAAGCCCACTTCCTCAATATTAAAGGTCCTGAACTGCTGGATAAGTACGTGGGGGAAACCGAGCGGCGTGTGCGTGCCGTGTTTTCCCGCGCCCGCGAAAAATCCGCGAACGGGGTTCCGGTCATCGTCTTTTTCGATGAGATGGAGGCCCTATTTAGGACTCGCGGCACGGGCGTCTCGAGTGACGTCGAGACAACCGTAGTTCCGCAACTCCTCGCGGAGATTGATGGGGTCGAGGAGCTGCGTAACGTGGTCATAGTCGGCGCTTCCAACCGCGAGGACCTCATCGATCCGGCGATTGTCCGGCCCGGGCGTCTCGACATGCATATTCGCATCCCGCGGCCCAATAAAGCGGCTTGCACCGAGATTCTCGGAAAATATCTGCGTGAGGACCTGCCCTATGCGCCGGGAGTAAACACCGCTGCCTTGCGTGATGAGGTCATCGACAAGGTCTTTACTCGCGATGCGGCTACAGCCATCCTGCGGGTGACTCGTAAATCCGGCAAGGAAGAGACCTGGTATCTCTCTGACCTGGTTTCGGGAGCGATGCTGGCTTCGATTGTCGAAAAAGCTAAGGCGCGGGCGGTTCAACAAGCGCTTCGCGGCGAGCCGGGTATTCGTCTCGAACACCTGCTGGCCGCGATTCGGAATGAAACTGCAGCTCACCAAGACCTGCCGGGAGTTTCAGACCCCGAAGAATGGGCCCGGATAGTGGGGCGTTCCAAACGGTTAGACCCCATTTTGGACATTACCCCGATGCAAGAGGATTGA
- a CDS encoding MFS transporter — MTDNNQPEKMEADDVIVRRVLSSSFLGNFAEWMDYGSYSYLATVIAVVFFPEGDPSVKLLATYAVFALSFLARPIGAFFWGYMGDKKGRKWSLTASILVMTGSTSLIGLIPSYATIGIAAPLLLLLLRLTQGFSASGEYAGAAIFIAEYAPKNRRGFYCSMVPASTAVGLMCGSFLATILTLTMSEQMMQSIGWRIPFLLAFPLGVVVLALRLRLEDSDVYMRMLDNLKESGKQMSSPLRLLFTKHLKETLICFGVSSLNAIGFYMVFTYLPVYIETEVKLGPVESNVITNITLIAYVLMIFSSGKLSDSFGRKKLMIAASVSFIMLTVPAFHILNTGKFAVILIIELILAYCLTLNDGTLSSFLSETLPTEVRYSGFAISFNLANTIFGGTVGFISTLLIKTTGNSISPAYYMCVVAAFALICMVFAKEYKDKELK, encoded by the coding sequence ATGACAGACAACAACCAACCTGAAAAAATGGAAGCTGACGATGTCATCGTACGCCGTGTGCTATCGTCATCTTTCTTGGGGAACTTTGCGGAATGGATGGACTACGGTTCCTATTCATACCTTGCCACGGTGATTGCGGTGGTATTCTTCCCGGAAGGAGATCCCAGCGTTAAACTCCTCGCGACCTACGCCGTTTTTGCGCTCTCCTTCCTGGCAAGACCCATAGGGGCATTCTTCTGGGGTTACATGGGTGACAAGAAGGGACGGAAGTGGTCCCTGACGGCTTCAATCTTGGTAATGACTGGTTCCACCAGTCTCATCGGATTGATTCCCAGTTACGCCACCATTGGTATAGCCGCACCGCTGTTGCTGTTGCTCTTGCGGCTTACCCAAGGGTTCTCCGCGTCTGGTGAATACGCCGGAGCGGCCATCTTTATCGCTGAATATGCCCCAAAGAATCGTCGAGGTTTCTATTGCTCAATGGTTCCGGCATCTACTGCTGTCGGACTCATGTGCGGTTCTTTCCTGGCGACGATTCTGACTCTGACCATGTCGGAGCAGATGATGCAGTCTATAGGGTGGCGGATTCCGTTCCTGCTGGCTTTCCCGCTCGGGGTAGTGGTGCTGGCTCTGCGGCTGCGACTGGAGGATTCCGATGTATATATGCGGATGCTAGATAATCTCAAGGAATCCGGCAAACAGATGTCTTCTCCGCTGCGTCTGCTGTTCACCAAGCACCTCAAAGAGACGCTGATTTGTTTCGGGGTTTCCTCTCTCAATGCCATCGGGTTCTACATGGTGTTCACGTATCTGCCCGTTTACATTGAAACCGAGGTGAAGCTCGGTCCGGTCGAGAGCAACGTCATCACCAATATCACGTTGATTGCCTATGTGCTGATGATATTCTCATCAGGGAAACTATCGGACAGCTTTGGGCGAAAGAAACTGATGATTGCGGCCTCGGTGTCCTTCATAATGCTGACCGTGCCGGCTTTCCATATTCTCAATACTGGTAAATTTGCTGTTATTCTGATTATTGAGCTAATTCTGGCTTATTGCCTCACGCTTAATGATGGGACTCTCTCATCCTTCCTCTCTGAGACTCTCCCTACGGAAGTGAGATACAGCGGTTTTGCCATTTCTTTCAATCTGGCCAATACGATTTTTGGTGGCACGGTTGGTTTCATCTCCACCCTGCTGATAAAGACGACCGGAAATTCCATCTCGCCAGCATACTATATGTGTGTTGTAGCGGCCTTTGCCCTCATCTGTATGGTCTTCGCGAAGGAATACAAGGATAAAGAGCTGAAGTGA
- a CDS encoding EamA family transporter, with protein sequence MNTKWGAIAMFISATGMGLVPLFSRWATRTDMFDGTKGLNAGNSVGALMATGRMAMGIIFFVCLVLMTKKVKVWKELKVSPAIIMGGVMIGLSLGCYVTSTLLTTVANAVLLIYIGPVVCIVLARIFRKEPMTLVHYICLVAVFTGMLFGNQLIGFGDSGFFVDFNLSASTPEFPLAGVGNLFGFLSGIFYGSSMFFNGYRKDADTAARGVWNFIAATVAAGSLALMLHLIGTIGHVPGWSLDLQLTPFNWVGAVLLWIICGPIALGFLLVAGRNLPAADYGIIAYWEVPVALFTGLLVFGEALTINTVLGFILVVGGGMYPSISMLRESRKNRKQSRVDGAEQPEEILETTAS encoded by the coding sequence ATGAACACCAAATGGGGCGCCATCGCCATGTTTATTTCTGCCACAGGCATGGGCCTGGTCCCGCTGTTCAGCCGGTGGGCTACGCGCACAGATATGTTCGATGGCACTAAAGGCTTAAACGCAGGCAATAGCGTCGGTGCTCTCATGGCAACCGGACGTATGGCTATGGGCATCATCTTTTTCGTTTGCTTGGTGTTAATGACGAAAAAGGTGAAGGTTTGGAAAGAACTGAAAGTCAGCCCCGCTATCATCATGGGCGGGGTCATGATTGGGCTTTCTCTGGGGTGCTACGTGACTTCGACTCTGCTCACCACCGTTGCCAACGCGGTGCTGCTCATCTACATCGGACCGGTCGTCTGCATTGTGCTGGCACGGATTTTCCGTAAAGAACCGATGACTCTCGTCCACTACATATGTCTGGTGGCGGTGTTTACGGGGATGTTGTTCGGCAACCAGCTCATTGGCTTTGGTGACAGTGGGTTCTTCGTTGATTTTAACTTGTCGGCTTCAACCCCCGAATTCCCGCTTGCCGGAGTGGGCAACCTATTTGGATTCCTTTCCGGTATCTTCTATGGCTCATCTATGTTCTTTAATGGCTACCGCAAAGACGCGGACACGGCTGCCCGTGGTGTATGGAACTTTATTGCTGCTACGGTTGCTGCCGGCAGTTTGGCGCTGATGCTCCACCTCATCGGCACGATTGGCCACGTCCCCGGCTGGTCTTTGGATTTGCAGCTGACCCCCTTTAACTGGGTGGGTGCGGTGCTGCTGTGGATTATCTGCGGGCCTATCGCGTTGGGCTTCCTGTTAGTGGCAGGACGAAACCTGCCGGCTGCGGATTACGGCATCATCGCCTACTGGGAGGTTCCCGTGGCCCTGTTCACCGGTTTGCTGGTATTTGGGGAAGCTCTGACCATTAACACGGTTCTGGGCTTCATACTGGTAGTAGGAGGAGGAATGTACCCGAGCATCAGTATGCTGCGCGAGAGCCGGAAGAACCGGAAACAGAGTCGTGTAGATGGCGCAGAGCAACCAGAAGAAATTCTGGAAACAACCGCATCCTAG
- a CDS encoding serine/threonine protein kinase, protein MAKIVSSWNDFDPLKRVIVGRADNSMIPPEEPATSEKVPVDSEMRGMWGMRPLETVEKANAQLDNLAKILEDHGVIVDRPTPLQWNQAIGTPDFRNDSMMTCMPPRDILLTIGSEIMSAANSFRCRYFEYLAYWPLMNQYFEEDPEFKWTQAPRPRLTDKSYKHNYYDERISLEERLERTAAKDFVTTEVEPLWDAADVMRLGKDLFIQHGLTTNRKAMEWFKRYYPDFRVHAVNFPGDPYPIHIDATFVPLRPGLIINNPHRRLPEEQRKIFEANDWQIVDAAQPAHTTPPPLCYSSVWLSMNCLVLDHKTVIVEASETNQLEQMDKLGMNVIPVPFRDAYPFGGGLHCSTADVYREGTCEDYFPNQVADPTLV, encoded by the coding sequence ATGGCGAAAATCGTCAGTTCTTGGAACGATTTTGATCCTTTGAAGCGAGTCATTGTCGGACGCGCCGACAACTCTATGATTCCCCCGGAGGAACCGGCAACCTCTGAAAAGGTTCCTGTTGATTCCGAAATGCGCGGTATGTGGGGTATGCGCCCGCTGGAAACCGTTGAGAAGGCCAATGCCCAGCTCGATAACTTGGCGAAGATTCTGGAGGATCACGGTGTCATCGTCGACCGTCCTACGCCGCTGCAGTGGAACCAGGCCATTGGTACTCCGGATTTCCGCAACGATTCCATGATGACCTGTATGCCGCCTCGCGACATCTTGCTGACCATCGGTAGCGAAATCATGTCGGCCGCGAACTCTTTCCGCTGCCGCTACTTCGAGTACTTGGCTTACTGGCCGTTGATGAACCAGTACTTCGAGGAAGATCCGGAGTTCAAGTGGACCCAGGCTCCTCGTCCTCGTTTGACCGATAAGTCCTACAAGCACAACTACTACGATGAGAGGATCTCTCTGGAGGAGCGCTTGGAGCGCACCGCCGCTAAAGACTTCGTCACCACTGAAGTTGAGCCCCTGTGGGACGCCGCTGACGTGATGCGTCTGGGCAAGGACCTGTTCATTCAGCATGGCTTGACCACCAACCGCAAGGCTATGGAATGGTTCAAGCGCTACTACCCCGACTTCCGGGTACACGCTGTGAACTTCCCCGGCGACCCCTACCCGATTCACATCGACGCGACCTTCGTGCCGCTGCGTCCGGGCCTCATCATCAACAACCCGCACCGCCGCCTGCCCGAAGAACAGCGCAAGATCTTCGAAGCGAACGATTGGCAGATTGTGGACGCAGCGCAGCCGGCTCACACCACTCCGCCGCCTCTGTGCTACTCCTCCGTGTGGTTGTCCATGAACTGCTTGGTCCTGGATCACAAGACGGTTATCGTCGAGGCTTCCGAGACCAACCAGCTCGAGCAGATGGACAAGCTCGGCATGAACGTGATTCCGGTTCCGTTCCGCGATGCTTACCCGTTCGGCGGCGGCCTGCACTGCTCGACCGCAGACGTCTACCGCGAAGGCACCTGCGAGGATTACTTCCCGAATCAGGTTGCTGATCCGACTCTCGTCTAA
- a CDS encoding succinate dehydrogenase/fumarate reductase iron-sulfur subunit: MNITLRVWRQKGPSDKGALHEYHLTDISPDASFLEMLDILNEQLFAQGEEPVAFDSDCREGICGMCGIVINGVPHGPHKNRTTTCQLHMRTFKDGDTITVEPYRSRAFPILRDLVVSREALDHIIQAGGYISVNTGSAPEAHSVPVPKPNADRAFEAAVCIGCGACVAACPNGSAMLFTSAKVTHLGLLPQGKVENYERVVAMLNQHDAEGFGACQNIGECAAACPKQIPLDCIAFLNRQLGKAFLKGR, encoded by the coding sequence GTGAACATTACATTACGAGTTTGGCGTCAAAAGGGCCCGTCCGACAAGGGCGCGCTCCATGAATATCATCTCACGGACATTTCCCCGGATGCTTCCTTCTTGGAAATGCTGGATATTCTCAACGAGCAGCTATTCGCTCAAGGTGAGGAACCAGTTGCCTTCGATTCGGACTGTCGTGAGGGTATCTGCGGGATGTGCGGTATCGTCATCAACGGCGTGCCCCACGGCCCGCACAAGAACCGCACCACCACCTGCCAGTTGCACATGCGCACTTTCAAGGATGGCGACACGATTACGGTAGAGCCGTACCGTTCGCGGGCTTTCCCGATTCTGCGCGACTTGGTGGTCAGCCGTGAAGCGCTGGATCACATTATCCAAGCCGGTGGTTACATCTCGGTCAATACGGGTTCTGCTCCCGAGGCGCACTCGGTGCCGGTTCCCAAGCCTAATGCGGACCGTGCCTTCGAGGCTGCTGTTTGCATCGGCTGTGGCGCTTGCGTGGCGGCCTGCCCGAATGGTTCGGCGATGCTGTTCACTTCGGCCAAGGTCACTCACCTGGGCTTGCTGCCGCAGGGTAAGGTCGAGAACTACGAGCGTGTGGTGGCGATGTTGAACCAGCATGATGCGGAAGGCTTCGGCGCTTGCCAGAATATCGGCGAGTGCGCGGCTGCGTGCCCGAAGCAAATCCCGCTGGATTGCATAGCGTTCTTGAACCGTCAGCTGGGCAAGGCCTTCTTGAAGGGTCGGTAA